The region ATCGTCATCATCGCAACAGGATATCAACCATGTACTCCTGATTTCCTGGAAGGGATTGGATCACTGCTGGAGAGGGATAAAAATGGCCAGTTAGTAATAACGGAAAACTATAAAGTCAAAACAAATGATAACGGGAATCATCACGTATTTGTCCAAAATGGTGAGCTGCATACGCATGGAGTCGGTGCTCCGGATTTAGGGCTCGGAGCGTTTAGAAGTGCAACCATTATTAATCAAATAGCAGGTCAAACGATTTATAAAACATATGATGATAATGTTTTTCAACAATTTGGAATGCAGTTTTAACAAAGGAGGCTGGATAACGTGAAGATATGGGATACACCCTTAACCACGTTAACGGAAAGAAATTGGAACGATGCAGATAAGCGGTTATTAGTGAAGATGCTCGAAGAATTTATGTATGAGAAAATTTTAATCCCGGATTTAATAAATGAGGAAGACGGAATTCGTACGTATAAATGGGAAGATAAAAAGGGAACCGTGTACCGCTTCCAGGCAAAAATACGTTTGTTTGATAGTGTCTCTGTAATCGCTGATAGTATTGAGATTCAGTCAGATGAGCATGGAGAAGTTCCGTTGGCTGTGTCCCTCTTACTCAGTATTCAGGAAGAAGGGAAGATGTCAGATTCTACAACGGGACATTTGATTCGGGAATACTTACACACGTTAATGGCGGACACCCATTTGAATGAAGCGTCAAAAACAGCGGAACAACTGGTGAAATTGGGTTATGCCGAATTGGAAGGGCAAATGACTGGTCATCCATGGATTACCTATAATAAAGGCCGAATTGGTTTTGGTTATGATGATTATCTGCAATTTGCCCCGGAACGGAAGAACCATGTCAATCTATCATGGATAGCTGTTCACAAAAACATTGGAACGTTTCATTCGGTTGAGGGGCTGGCTTATGAGCAGGTCATTAATCAAGAGCTGGAAGAGGATACATTTCATTTGTTTATTAGGCGCTTGCAGTCGATGGAGGTTCAGCCGGAGGATTATTATTTTATGCCGGTACACCTTTGGCAATGGAATCAGTCTATCGTCCAAATGTTTGCTGCAAATATTGCCAGGAAGGAGCTGATTCCAGTAGGTGAGGGTGGTGATGAATATCTTCCACAGCAGTCCATCCGGACATTTGTCAATACGACAAATACGGCGAAGTATCATGTGAAATTGCCAATGCGTATTTTAAATACGTTAGTTTACAGGGGACTGCCGGGGGAGAGAACCGTGATTGCTCCGGAGGTTACGAGCTTCATGAAAAATATTCTTGAAAATGATTCATTTTTAAAGGATGAATGCAGGCTGGGGTTATTAGGGGAAGTAGCAACGATGAATGTTGATCATCCGGTTTTTCATGCTGTGAAAGGAGCCCCTTATCAGTATCTTGAACTGCTCGGTGTTGTTTGGAGAGAGAGTATATATAATGAGCTGAATGATGGAGAACATGCCATCACACTTGCTGCACTATTGCATGTTGATCATGAAGGAACACCATTTGTTTCCAAGCTGATTGAGAAATCCGGTTTGACGGTTACAGAATGGGTAAATAGGCTTGTAAAAGCCATATTGCCACCGCTGCTGCATTATTTGTATCAATATGGTACCGTTTTTTCGCCACATGGACAAAATACGGTGCTTGTTTTAAAGGACAATGTGCCGGAACGGACGATTATGAAGGACTTTGTTGATGACGTTAATATAAGTGATCAGCCATTCCCTGAATTGGAGTCTGTTTCAGACAGATTGAAGCAAGTACTGAGGAGTGAAGCTCCGGAAGGGTTAACACAATTTATTTTTACTGGATTGTTCATTTGTCATTTCCGTTACTTGAGCGATATTCTGGAAGAGCATGAAGCCTTTTCTGAATACACGTTTTGGGAAATTGTCAGAGCGGAAATTTTAAGTTATCAACAAAGGTTCCCTCATTTAAAGGAACGTTATCAATTATTCGATTTATTGCGACCGACGTTTACTAAATTAACACTGAATCGCAATCGCATGTTTGATTACGGGTATGAAGATGGTGATAATCGCCCGCATGCAAGTGAGTTTGGGAAAGTAACCAATGCATTGGATGTGGTAGCTTCTGAAAGGATGGCAGCCGAAAAAAGCTAATTTATAGTAAAAAATCAGGGTAGAAAAAGTATCGCATAAGCTTTTTCTATCCTTTTATTTATGGAAATTTGCCATGAAAACGTATACCATGGAAGTAGACAAACATGAGGGGGAATGATAGTTGGTTATCCTGTCATCAGCAAAACTTTCAGACAAGCATAAACGGGCATTGCACGATAAATACCCTGATTTCACATTTATTTTTTGCGAAAAGATAGAGGAAGCAGAACAGTATTTGAACCAGGCTGAGATTCTGATTACGTATGGAGAGGATCTCACGGACGAATTAGTTGAGCGTGCATTCCAACTAAAATGGATTATGGTAATTTCTGCCGGATTGGAGAAAATGCCTTTGACAACAATTGAGGAGCAGGGGATTCTGGTAACAAACGCGAAAGGGATTCACAAGTATCAAATGGCGGAATATGCCATTTCCATGCTGCTTCAAGTTTATCGGCAATCAAAGGTGATAATGGAAAATGAGCAAAACGGTAAGTGGGATAAATCCGTCCGATTGCAGGAGTTAAATGGGAAATCCATGCTGATTGCCGGTCCTGGAGCAATTGGCGGGGAAGTGGCACGGCTTGCAAAAGCATTCCGAATAACAACCTATGGCATTTCCAGAAGCGGCAAGCCAGTTGATAACATTGATGAAATGTATACCAATGATGAGTTAAAAAGCATTTTGCCTAAAGCAGATATCGTTGTATCAGTATTACCAAGCACATCCGAAACAACAAATTATTTTAGCTATGAACATTTTCAGCTGCTGCCCGATCACGCGGTATTTCTGAATATGGGACGCGGTGACGCAGTGAGCAGTGACGTGATTCTAAAGGTAATCAGAGAAGGAGAGATTGCCCATGCGGTACTGGATGTGTTTGAAACGGAACCGCTGCCGTCAGATCATCCGTTTTGGAACGAAGAGAATATTACTGTAACTCCGCACATATCAGGCGGTTCACCAATGTACCAGACAAGGGCAATGGAAATTTTTGAACAAAATCTCCGCACATATCTGGAAGATCGTGATGATTACGTAAATAAAATTGATATAACCAGGGGGTATTAAGGATGCGAATTTACACACGAAAAGGTGACAAAGGGACAACATCGTTAATCTATGGTCAACGCGTACCGAAAAATGATTTGCGCGTGGAAGCATACGGGACATGTGATGAAACCAATTCAATGATCGGACTGGCATTAAGTTTTCTGGAAAATGAGGAATGGGATGAGAAAAAGGCATTTCTCGAAAAAATGCACCGCATCCAGACGATTTTATTTCATGTTGGGGCAGAACTTGCAACACCAAAAGACAAAGATGTGAAATGGAAACTGAAACAGGAATATATTCAGGAACTTGAAGATCAAATTGATGAATGGGATAAGAGTTTGGAACCATTGCGAAACTTTATCCTGCCATCAGGTCACAGTGCTTCAAGTGCATTGCACACTGCAAGAACTGTAGCACGACGGGCGGAGCGCACTGCAGTTGGCATGGGCGATGAATTGGAAAATCCGCTTGTTGTGTCATACCTGAACCGCTTGTCCGATTTCCTGTTTGTGGCAGCCAGGTATGTGAATCAAAGCCTGAATGGAACTGAGATTCCTTTGAAAGCTGATATATAAGATATTATAAAAGCAAATGATTTTTTTAAAACAATCATTTGCTTTTTTATGTATTATTTTTTCAAGGCTCCAATATACTTATATTGACAGACAGCTCTTCAGGAAGGTACACTATTTATAAGAATTATAAAATAAGAATTAATAAGGCTTTAATCATACAAAACGAAAGTGAGGTGCATGACGGTGTCTGAACAGAAACTTCGTGAAGCAATCGATACACTAAAAGATTCAGGCGTCAGGATAACACCACAGCGTCATGCGGTTCTTGAGTATCTTTTAAACTCGATGATTCACCCGACAGCCGATGAGATTTATAAAGCACTTGAAGGCAAATTTCCGAATATGAGCGTGGCAACGGTTTACAACAATCTGCGCGTATTACGGGAAATCGGTCTTGTCCGTGAACTGACTTATGGTGATTCTTCCAGCCGTTTTGACTGCAACACAACAGAGCACTATCATATAATTTGTGATGAATGTGGTAAAATAGTGGACTTCCATTATCCGACGCTGGACGAAGTGGAATCTCTTGCAGAACAAGTAACCGGGTTTGAGGTTAGTCATCACCGAATGGAAATTTATGGCAAATGCGAAGGTTGCCAGCAGCTTGAAACACAAAAGCATTAATCATTATATAAAAAGCCGGATGTCCTGTGTGGGCATCCGGCTTTATTGGCAGTTGAGAAAGTATAAAATCCTTGCTTACCGCATAAGTTCATCTAAAGGTTTGGTAACAAACCAAGTTTTCTAATTTGTTTATGAAGTTCCCTTTGTTAGCGGGCTTTTTATTTTTTGTCCTCTTTTGCCTTCTGTTTTGCTTCTTTACGGTATTTGCGTGTATTATATTTTTCATCGAATTCTTTTCCCTCAAGGTCTTTGTCAAGAGTCAGCGGCTGCTTGCAGTGCATACATGCATCAACACGTCCAAGCATCTTGGTCGGTTTCTCGCAGTTTGGACAGACGATGGGAACCGCTTTTGTGGATAGCATGCCGATCCAAAAATAAACAACACAACTGAAAATGACAAACAGCAGGCCGATTATCATAAACGTTGCCATCAGCCATTCAATTTGCTTGGACAGGATTCCACCGTACATAAAGGCAAAGCCAATGAATACCTGAGCCAGGGCAAAAGAACGGATTTTATTAATTTTGCTTGAGTAGACTAACTGCTGCTTTGCCATGCTTGGCCTCCTTAATATTCCATTGGCAGATAAGAAAGTATAAAAACTTTCTTACTGCATAAGTGCAACTATGGTTGCCACCCAAAAGCTTGGTGACAACCAAGTTTTCTAAACAGTATAGCATATTTTCACAGCTTTTTTGACCTCAAAAAAAGGATTTCACAAAAATATAACGAATTATATACTATTGAGGTTAATGGGGGAATCGTCAAAATGGAAGATTTACTGAGACCAATTTATCAGGAACGTGCCAGTGATTGCGGCACGTTAGGTATAGTGATTATTGAAAAAATGAAACCAAACAGTCCGATTACTGATAATTTTGATGTGATTCTGCTGATTATTGTAAATGATGACGCAAAGCAGGACTGGTTTGTAAAACATTATGAACTTGAAGATGAAAAGACAGCAGCCATGCACATTGTGACAGAGAAACAATTGATGGAATGGATTGATACAAGCGGTTATCGAAAAGCAGTTGAATGGGTAATTAATGGGAAAGTTGTGTTTGATCGTAACGGTTATATTGCTGACTTAAAAAATCAGTTGCGCAAATTCCCGTTGGAGAAACGAAATTTGCGGAAAGCAATGGAATTTGGAAAACTGGTCAAGAGTTATAATGAAGTGAAAGAGCTTCATGAATCAAATCAGCTTAAAGACGCATACAGCCGAATGGTGCATTCGCTTCATTATTTGGCGAGACTTGCTGTCATTGAAAAAGGCTACCATCCGGAAGTGACACTTTGGAACCAAGTGAAACAGATTGACCCCGAGGTATATAAGTTGTATGAAGAGCTAGTTGAAAGTGAAGAGGATATTGAACAACGTATTAAACTGATGATTCTGGCCGCGGACTTTGCTATCAGCACCAGAGCGGAAGTCTCCGCAAAACATTTACTGGATATTATCCGGACGAAAGATGCGGCCTGGTCGTATGAAGAATTGAAGCAGCAGCCGGCGGTATCACCATACGTGCTTGATCTCGCCGCAATGTTAATGTATCTTCATGAAAAAGGTTTGCTTGAAACCGAATTGGCTTTGACAAAGGGTGCTGGAGTTTATCAGCTGAAGTACAAATCTATATAAAAATTTATGCACACTGGACGTTTGGTCAGCATAAGAATATATGGTTGATGCAGCAATAAGGGCTATGGCAGTTATTCCATAGCCCTTGATTTATTATTGGTTTGGTTGGAAAATAATATTGACTTTAAAAATGAGGCATGATAAAGTAATATTCGCTGTTGAAATTCATGGCGAATTTGCGAGGCGAAACATGATTAAAATTTGCTCTTGATTTGAGCAGGATATCATGGTATATTGAATATCGTTGCGCTTGGTTAGGCAACGGAACTTCTTTCAAAAAAACTTCAATTAATTATTGACATTATTTTTGGAAGATGGTATATTAGTGAAGTCGCTGTTTTGAACGCGGCGCAATAAATTTGCTCTTTGAAAACTGAACAAAACAACCAGTATGTCAAGAAACAGGACGAAAGCAAAAGCTTTCCCCTGGATTCAATTTACGAAGCTAAGCTATGGTTGATTGGTGTCAATCATATATCAACTTTCTATGGAGAGTTTGATCTTGGCTCAGGACGAACGCTGGCGGCGTGCCTAATACATGCAAGTCGAGCGCGGGAAGCAGGCGGAAGCCTTCGGGCGGAAGCTTGTGGAACGAGCGGCGGACGGGTGAGTAACACGTGGGCAACCTGCCTGTAAGATTGGGATAACTCCGGGAAACCGGGGCTAATACCGAATGAAGCGCGTCACCGCATGGTGACGTGATGAAAAGCGGCTTTTAGCTGTCACTTACAGATGGGCCCGCGGCGCATTAGCTAGTTGGTGGGGTAAGAGCTTACCAAGGCGACGATGCGTAGCCGACCTGAGAGGGTGATCGGCCACACTGGGACTGAGACACGGCCCAGACTCCTACGGGAGGCAGCAGTAGGGAATCATCCGCAATGGACGAAAGTCTGACGGTGCAACGCCGCGTGAGTGATGAAGGTTTTCGGATCGTAAAACTCTGTTGTCAGGGAAGAACAAGTACCGTTTGAATAAGGCGGTACCGTGACGGTACCTGACCAGAAAGCCCCGGCTAACTACGTGCCAGCAGCCGCGATAATACGTAGGGGGCAAGCGTTGTCCGGAATTATTGGGCGTAAAGCGCTCGCAGGCGGTCTTTTAAGTCTGATGTGAAATCTCGCGGCTCAACCGCGAATGGTCATTGGAAACTGGAGGACTTGAGTACAGAAGAGGAGAGTGGAATTCCACGTGTAGCGGTGAAATGCGTAGAGATGTGGAGGAACACCAGTGGCGAAGGCGACTCTCTGGTCTGTAACTGACGCTGAGGAGCGAAAGCGTGGGGAGCGAACAGGATTAGATACCCTGGTAGTCCACGCCGTAAACGTTGAGTGCTAGGTGTTAGGGGGTTTCCGCCCCTTAGTGCTGCAGTTAACGCATTAAGCACTCCGCCTGGGGAGTACGGCCGCAAGGCTGAAACTCAAAAGAATTGACGGGGGCCCGCACAAGCGGTGGAGCATGTGGTTTAATTCGAAGCAACGCGAAGAACCTTACCAGGTCTTGACATCCTCTGCCAGCGCTGGAGACAGCGTGTTCCCTTCGGGGACAGAGTGACAGGTGGTGCATGGTTGTCGTCAGCTCGTGTCGTGAGATGTTGGGTTAAGTCCCGCAACGAGCGCAACCCTTGATCTTAGTTGCCAGCATTCAGTTGGGCACTCTAAGGTGACTGCCGGTGACAAACCGGAGGAAGGTGGGGATGACGTCAAATCATCATGCCCCTTATGACCTGGGCTACACACGTGCTACAATGGATGGAACAGAGGGCAGCGAAGCCGCAAGGTGTAGCAAATCCCATAAAACCATTCTCAGTTCGGATTGCAGGCTGCAACTCGCCTGCATGAAGCCGGAATCGCTAGTAATCGCGGATCAGCATGCCGCGGTGAATACGTTCCCGGGCCTTGTACACACCGCCCGTCACACCACGAGAGTTGGCAACACCCGAAGTCGGTGAGGTAACCTTTTGGAGCCAGCCGCCGAAGGTGGGGCCAATGATTGGGGTGAAGTCGTAACAAGGTAGCCGTATCGGAAGGTGCGGCTGGATCACCTCCTTTCTAAGGATTATAAGAAAGCGTAGGCGCCTGGTCATCGACGTACAGACTGGACTGCTTCTGACGAGATAAAAGAAACACGATGAACGTAGTGAATCGATGTTGATTTATCGTAGGAAGAAGAAGGAAGTCTGCTAGTCGATGGGCGCCGGAGCTGGATTATGACGGAAGGCATACTTGGTTGTTTGGTTCAGTTTTGAGGGAGTAAATTCTCTCATTTGTACCTTGAAAACTGAATAAGCAAGATCAACGACATCAAATCAAAAGCGAAGGCGAAGAAGAAGTACGTCTATTCATAGTTAAGTGAAGAAGGGCGCACGGTGAATGCCTTGGCACTGGGAGCCGAAGAAGGACGGGACTAACACCGATATGCCCCGGGGAGTCGTAAGTAGACTTCGATCCGGGGATTTCCGAATGGGGGAACCCGCTGTTCGTAATGGAACAGGACGTGTATCTGAATACATAGGGTACGCGAGGCACACCCGGGGAACTGAAACATCTCAGTACCCGGAGGAAGAGAAAGCAAACGCGATTTCCCGAGTAGCGGCGAGCGAAACGGAAGCAGCCCAAACCAGAAAGCTTGCTTTCTGGGGTTGTAGGACACTCCATTGGAGTTACCAAGAGATGCATTAGACGAATCGGCCTGGAATGGCCGGCCGAAGAAGGTAAGAGCCCTGTAGTCGAAAATGCGTCTCCTCCGGAGTGGATCCTGAGTACGACGGAACACGAGGAATTCCGTCGGAATCCGGGAGGACCATCTCCCAAGGCTAAATACTCCCCAGTGACCGATAGTGAACCAGTACCGTGAGGGAAAGGTGAAAAGCACCCCGGAAGGGGAGTGAAAGAGAACCTGAAACCGTGCGCTTACAAGTAGTCGAAGCCCGTTAATGGGTGACGGCGTACCTTTTGTAGAATGGACCGGCGAGTTACGATCGTATGCAAGGTTAAGTGGAAGACACGGAGCCGCAGCGAAAGCGAGTCTGAACAGGGCGAATGAGTATGCGGTCGTAGACCCGAAACCGTGTGATCTACCCATGTCCAGGGTGAAAGTCAGGTAACACTGACTGGAGGCCCGAACCCACGTATGCTGAAAAATGCGGGGATGAGGTGTGGGTAGGGGTGAAATGCCAATCGAACACGGAGATAGCTGGTTCTCTCCGAAATAGCTTTAGGGCTAGCCTCAAGGGAAGCGTACCGGAGGTAGAGCACTGATTGGACGAGGGGCCCTCACCGGGTTACCGAATTCAGTCAAACTCCGAATGCCGGTTACGTAGCCTTGGGAGTCAGACTATGGGTGATAAGGTTCATAGTCGAAAGGGAAACAGCCCAGACCGCCAGCTAAGGTCCCAAAGTATACGTTAAGTGGAAAAGGATGTGGCGTTGCCCAGACAACCAGGATGTTGGCTTAGAAGCAGCCATCATTTAAAGAGTGCGTAATAGCTCACTGGTCGAGTGACGCTGCGCCGAAAATGTACCGGGGCTAAACGTATCACCGAAGCTGCGGATTGTTCTTCGAACAATGGTAGGAGAGCGTTCCAGGCGCTGTGAAGTCAGACCGTGAGGACTGGTGGAGCACCTGGAAGTGAGAATGCCGGTATGAGTAGCGAAAAAAGAGTGAGAATCTCTTTCACCGAAAGCCTAAGGTTTCCTGAGGAAGGCTCGTCCTCTCAGGGTTAGTCGGGACCTAAGCCGAGGCCGAAAGGCGTAGGCGATGGACAACAGGTCGATATTCCTGTACCACCTCATGAGCGTTTGAGCGACGGGGGGACGCAGGAGGAGAAGGAAAGCGCACCGATGGACGTGTGCGTCCAAGCAGTAAGGCAGTTGGATAGGTAAATCCGTCCAATAATGCCGAGCTGTGATGGGGAGGGAAATAGAGTACCGAAGTTCCTGCATCCACACTGCCAAGAAAAGCCTCTAGTGAGTTCATAGGTGCCCGTACCGCAAACCGACACAGGTAGGCGAGGAGAGAATCCTAAGGTGAGCGGGAGAACTCTCGTTAAGGAACTCGGCAAAATGACCCCGTAACTTCGGGAGAAGGGGTGCTTGCTTACGAGTGAGCCGCAGTGAATAGGCCCAAGCGACTGTTTAGCAAAAACACAGGTCTCTGCGAAGCCGAAAGGCGAAGTATAGGGGCTGACACCTGCCCGGTGCTGGAAGGTTAAGGGGAAGCGTTAGCACTTCGGTGCGAAGCGCAGAACCGAAGCCCCAGTAAACGGCGGCCGTAACTATAACGGTCCTAAGGTAGCGAAATTCCTTGTCGGGTAAGTTCCGACCCGCACGAAAGGTGCAACGACTTGGGCACTGTCTCAACGAGAGACCCGGTGAAATTATACGATGTGTGAAGATGCACATTACCCGCGACAGGACGGAAAGACCCCGTGGAGCTTTACTGTAGCCTGATATTGAATGTTGGTACAGCTTGTACAGGATAGGTGGGAGCCATTGAACCCGGAGCGCCAGCTTCGGTGGAGGCACCCGTGGGATACCACCCTGGCTGTACGGACCTTCTAACCCAGGGCCGTAATCCGGTCCGGAGACAGTGTCAGGCGGGCAGTTTGACTGGGGCGGTCGCCTCCCAAAAGGGAACGGAGGCGCCCAAAGGTTCCCTCAGAATGGTTGGAAATCATTCGCATGAGTGTAAAGGCAGAAGGGAGCTTGACTGCGAGACCTACAAGTCGAGCAGGGACGAAAGTCGGGCTTAGTGATCCGGTGGTTCCGCATGGAAGGGCCATCGCTCAACGGATAAAAGCTACCCCGGGGATAACAGGCTTATCTCCCCCAAGAGTTCACATCGACGGGGAGGTTTGGCACCTCGATGTCGGCTCATCGCATCCTGGGGCTGTAGTCGGTCCCAAGGGTTGGGCTGTTCGCCCATTAAAGCGGTACGCGAGCTGGGTTCAGAACGTCGTGAGACAGTTCGGTCCCTATCCGTCGTGGGCGTTGGAAGTTTGCGAGGAGCTGTCCTTAGTACGAGAGGACCGGGATGGACACACCGCTGGTGTACCAGTTGTTCCGCCAGGAGCACAGCTGGGTAGCTACGTGTGGCAAGGATAAGTGCTGAAAGCATCTAAGCATGAAGCCCCCCTCAAGATGAAACTTCCCATCACTTCGAGTGAGTAAGATCCCTCAGAGACGATGAGGTAGATAGGTCCGAGGTGGAAGCGTGGTGACACGTGGAGCTGACGGATACTAATCGATCGAGGACTTAACTAAATCGCTTTTGATGATGCGTTGCATGGACGCTTATTCAGTTTTCAGGGTATAAATTCCTGAATAGCCCTTGCATTTTTTATCGAAAATGCCTATAATATATCTTGTCTTGAAAAATGAGGGAGAACATCGTGACGAAAGATGTCATGGTTCCAGCCCGAAGGTCTGGTAGCAATAGCGGAGAGGTCACACCTGTTCCCATGCCGAACACAGCAGTTAAGCTCTCCAGCGCCGATGGTAGTTGGGGCTTTGCCCCTGCAAGAGTAGGACGCCGCCAGGCCATATACATACATGGCTAGCGCTGATTGATTAGGAAGACTTTTGATTATGGTCTCAAGGAAATAGCCGCCAAGGTCGTCATGTAGTGAATAATTTTATATAATATTCATGCATTGAATTTACTACTTGTATTATTCCACAGTAGCTCAGCGGTAGAGCAATCGGCTGTTAACCGATCCGTCGCAGGTTCGATTCCTGCCTGTGGAGCCATGGAGAGCTGTCCGAGAGGCCGAAGGAGCACGATTGGAAATCGTGTAGACCGCTATCGCGGTCTCGAGGGTTCGAATCCCTCGCTCTCCGCCATTTTCAATATTGGCCCGTTGGTCAAGTGGTTAAGACACCGCCCTTTCACGGCGGTAACACGGGTTCGAATCCCGTACGGGTCACCACTAATATGGAGGATTAGCTCAGCTGGGAGAGCACCTGCCTTACAAGCAGGGGGTCGCAGGTTCGAGCCCTGCATCCTCCACCATTTAAATTCATATCGCGGGGTGGAGCAGTCTGGTAGCTCGTTGGGCTCATAACCCAAAGGTCGCAAGTTCAAATCTTGCCCCCGCAACCAAATTACTTCTATTACATAAATTGGTCCGGTAGTTCAGCTGGTTAGAATGCCTGCCTGTCACGCAGGAGGTCGCGGGTTCGAGTCCCGTCCGGACCGCCACTAATTTTTGGTTTAACATACATATTAATTTATTAGTAAGCCGATAAGGCATTATCTGGTTTAGTGATTATGAATAAGGATCACGCTTTAATAATTCTATTTTGGCTCTGTAGCTCAGTCGGTAGAGCAAGGGACTGAAAATCCCTGTGTCGGCGGTTCGATTCCGTCCGGAGCCACCATTTTTTTGGAGGGGTAGCGAAGTGGCTAAACGCGGCGGACTGTAAATCCGCTCCCTCAGGGTTCGGGAGTTCGAATCTCTCCCCCTCCACCATTTTGAATACAGGGGTATAGTTTAATGGTAAAACGAAGGTCTCCAAAACCTTTGATGTGGGTTCGATTCCTACTACCCCTGCCATTAAATATATGATGGCGGTCGTGGCGAAGTGGTTAACGCACCGGATTGTGGCTCCGGCACACGTGGGTTCGATCCCCACCGGTCGCCCCATTTTTAATTAAATATTGGGCCATAGCCAAGCGGTAAGGCATCGGGTTTTGATCCCGTGTATCCCAGGTTCGAATCCTGGTGGCCCAGCCATATTGCGGAAGTAGTTCAGTGGTAGAACACCACCTTGCCAAGGTGGGGGTCGCGGGTTCGAATCCCGTCTTCCGCTCCATTTTGATTAATCGGTTTTGGCGGTATAGCCAAGTGGTAAGGCAGAGGTCTGCAAAACCTTTATCACCGGTTCAAATCCGGTTACCGCCTCCAACACACACATGCCGGTGTGGCGGAATTGGCAGACGCGCATGACTCAAAATCATGTTCCTTCTGGGAGTGTCGGTTCGATCCCGACCACCGGTACTACAAAAGTTAAAAATCCTTATAGGTCAATGCTTTGAGTGATTCAGAGTATTGGCTTTTTACGTTTCAGGGGTTAAAGCGAAGTATAATCGTGCGGACAGAACTTACGGTCAATAAGTATCATTAAACTAAATTATTCTACTTAAGCTAAGTTTTGCGATTGGCCTCACTGTCTCACTCACATTATATTACCTAACATTACTACAAAGTTTTCCAATCTGATCCACCTCAACTTCCACCGTATCCCCAGATTTCAATGGGCAGCTTCCTGAAGGGGAACCAGTTGCGAGAATATCACCAGGCTCCAGTGTCATAACTTCCGAAATCCAGCTAATAAGATAGGGAATGGAAAGTGACATCTGATTCGTATTACTGTCTTGAACGACTTTTTTGTTTAAAGTCGTAACAATTTTTAAGTTAGTTGGATCGATGCCTGTCATGATATGAG is a window of Virgibacillus ihumii DNA encoding:
- a CDS encoding IucA/IucC family protein: MKIWDTPLTTLTERNWNDADKRLLVKMLEEFMYEKILIPDLINEEDGIRTYKWEDKKGTVYRFQAKIRLFDSVSVIADSIEIQSDEHGEVPLAVSLLLSIQEEGKMSDSTTGHLIREYLHTLMADTHLNEASKTAEQLVKLGYAELEGQMTGHPWITYNKGRIGFGYDDYLQFAPERKNHVNLSWIAVHKNIGTFHSVEGLAYEQVINQELEEDTFHLFIRRLQSMEVQPEDYYFMPVHLWQWNQSIVQMFAANIARKELIPVGEGGDEYLPQQSIRTFVNTTNTAKYHVKLPMRILNTLVYRGLPGERTVIAPEVTSFMKNILENDSFLKDECRLGLLGEVATMNVDHPVFHAVKGAPYQYLELLGVVWRESIYNELNDGEHAITLAALLHVDHEGTPFVSKLIEKSGLTVTEWVNRLVKAILPPLLHYLYQYGTVFSPHGQNTVLVLKDNVPERTIMKDFVDDVNISDQPFPELESVSDRLKQVLRSEAPEGLTQFIFTGLFICHFRYLSDILEEHEAFSEYTFWEIVRAEILSYQQRFPHLKERYQLFDLLRPTFTKLTLNRNRMFDYGYEDGDNRPHASEFGKVTNALDVVASERMAAEKS
- a CDS encoding D-2-hydroxyacid dehydrogenase, whose amino-acid sequence is MVILSSAKLSDKHKRALHDKYPDFTFIFCEKIEEAEQYLNQAEILITYGEDLTDELVERAFQLKWIMVISAGLEKMPLTTIEEQGILVTNAKGIHKYQMAEYAISMLLQVYRQSKVIMENEQNGKWDKSVRLQELNGKSMLIAGPGAIGGEVARLAKAFRITTYGISRSGKPVDNIDEMYTNDELKSILPKADIVVSVLPSTSETTNYFSYEHFQLLPDHAVFLNMGRGDAVSSDVILKVIREGEIAHAVLDVFETEPLPSDHPFWNEENITVTPHISGGSPMYQTRAMEIFEQNLRTYLEDRDDYVNKIDITRGY
- a CDS encoding cob(I)yrinic acid a,c-diamide adenosyltransferase; translated protein: MRIYTRKGDKGTTSLIYGQRVPKNDLRVEAYGTCDETNSMIGLALSFLENEEWDEKKAFLEKMHRIQTILFHVGAELATPKDKDVKWKLKQEYIQELEDQIDEWDKSLEPLRNFILPSGHSASSALHTARTVARRAERTAVGMGDELENPLVVSYLNRLSDFLFVAARYVNQSLNGTEIPLKADI
- the perR gene encoding peroxide-responsive transcriptional repressor PerR produces the protein MTVSEQKLREAIDTLKDSGVRITPQRHAVLEYLLNSMIHPTADEIYKALEGKFPNMSVATVYNNLRVLREIGLVRELTYGDSSSRFDCNTTEHYHIICDECGKIVDFHYPTLDEVESLAEQVTGFEVSHHRMEIYGKCEGCQQLETQKH
- a CDS encoding YgzB family protein, with the translated sequence MAKQQLVYSSKINKIRSFALAQVFIGFAFMYGGILSKQIEWLMATFMIIGLLFVIFSCVVYFWIGMLSTKAVPIVCPNCEKPTKMLGRVDACMHCKQPLTLDKDLEGKEFDEKYNTRKYRKEAKQKAKEDKK
- a CDS encoding nucleotidyltransferase-like protein, translating into MEDLLRPIYQERASDCGTLGIVIIEKMKPNSPITDNFDVILLIIVNDDAKQDWFVKHYELEDEKTAAMHIVTEKQLMEWIDTSGYRKAVEWVINGKVVFDRNGYIADLKNQLRKFPLEKRNLRKAMEFGKLVKSYNEVKELHESNQLKDAYSRMVHSLHYLARLAVIEKGYHPEVTLWNQVKQIDPEVYKLYEELVESEEDIEQRIKLMILAADFAISTRAEVSAKHLLDIIRTKDAAWSYEELKQQPAVSPYVLDLAAMLMYLHEKGLLETELALTKGAGVYQLKYKSI